Within Streptomyces sp. NBC_00704, the genomic segment GCTCGGCCGGACCTACATCGGCCGCTCGATGTACGCCATCGGCGGCAACGAGGAGGCCGCCCGCCTCTCCGGTCTGCGGGTGAAGAGGCAGAAGCTCGCCATCTACGCCCTGTCCGGCGTCTTCGCGGCCGCCGCGGGCGTCGTGCTCGCCTCCCGGCTGTCCTCCGCGCAGCCGCAGGCCGCCGACGGCTACGAACTGGACGCCATCGCCGCCGTCGTCATCGGCGGGGCCTCCCTCGCCGGCGGCACCGGCAAGGCCTCGGGCACCCTGATCGGCGCGCTGATCCTGGCGGTGCTGCGCAACGGGCTGAACCTGCTGTCCGTCTCCGCGTTCTGGCAGCAGGTCGTCATCGGTGTCGTGATCGCGCTGGCGGTGCTGCTCGACACCCTGCGCCGCAAGGCGGGGGCGACCCCGATGACGGCCGGTACGGGCAGCGCCGGCGGCAGGGGCCGGCAGGCGGCGACGTACGGTCTCGCGGCCGTCGTCACCATCGCGGTCGTCGGCGCGACCTCCTTCCTGCACGGCGGCGGCTCGCCGGGCGCGAACCCGAGGATCGGCCTGGCGCTGTCCACGCTCAACAACCCGTTCTTCGTGCAGATCCAGTCCGGCGCGAAGGCCGAGGCGAAGAAGCTGGGCGTGGACCTGACCGTCACCGACGCGCAGAACGACGCCTCGCAGCAGGCCAACCAGCTTCAGAACTTCACCAGTTCCGGCTACGACTCGATCATCGTCAACCCGGTCGACTCGGACGCGGCGAGCAACTCGGTGAAGGCCGCCGACAAGGCGAAGATCCCGGTGATCGCGGTCGACCGGGGCGTCAACAAGGCCACGGTGGACGCGCTGGTCGCCTCCGACAACGTGGCCGGCGGTGAGCTGGCCGCCAGGACGGTCGCCGAGAAGCTGGGCGGCTCCGGCAGGATCGTGATCCTCCAGGGCCAGGCCGGCACCTCCGCGGCGCGCGAGCGGGCGGAAGGTTTCGCCAAGGGGCTGAAGGCCTACCCCGGCATCCAGGTGCTGGCCCAGCAGCCGGCCGACTTCGACCGCACCAAGGGCCTCGACGTGATGTCGAACCTGCTCCAGGCGCACCCGGACGTCCAGGGCGTCATCGCCGCCAACGACGAGATGGCGCTCGGCGCGATCAAGGCGCTGGGCTCCAAGGCGGGCAAGTCCGTGCAGGTCGTCGGCTTCGACGGCACCCCGGACGGCCTCAAGGCCGTCGCACAGGGCACGCTGTACGCCTCGGTGGCGCAGCAGCCGTCCCAGCTGGGGAAGATCGCCGTGGACAACGCCCTGAAGGCGCTGCGGGGCAAGAAGGTCGAGGAGACGGTGAAGGTGCCCGTGAAGGTGGTCACCGAGGCGAACGCGGCCGGGTTCAGCGGCTGACATCGAACGGAAGGCGGGCGGTCCCTCGTACGGACCGCCCGCCTCACGTCACGTATCAGGGGAGTTCTTCCATGTACGACTACGACCTGCTGGTGGTGGGGTCGGCCAACGCCGACCTGGTGATCGGCGTCGAGCGCCGGCCGGCGGCCGGGGAGACGGTGCTCGGTTCCGACCTGGCCGTGCACCCGGGCGGCAAGGGCGCGAACCAGGCCGTCGCGGCCGCCCGCCTCGGGGCCCGCACCGCCCTGCTGGCCCGGGTCGGCGACGACGCCCACGGGCGGCTGCTGCTCGACGCGCAGCGGGCGGCCGGGGTCGACACGGCGAACGTGCTGGCGGGCGGGGCGCCCACGGGCGTCGCGTTGATCACCGTGGACCCGTCGGGGGACAACAGCATCGTGGTCTCTCCGGGCGCGAACGGCCGGCTGACCCCGGTGGACGTCCGTGCCGCGAGCGGGCTCCTGCACACCTCGAAGGCGGTGTCGGCGCAGCTGGAGATCCCGCTGGAGACGGTCGTGGAGGTCGTCCGGAACCTGGCGCCGGGCGGCCGGTTCGTGCTGAACCCGTCGCCGCCGCGCCCGCTGCCGGCCGAGGTGCTGGCGGCCTGCGACCCGCTGATCGTCAACGAGCACGAGGCGAAGGTGATCCTCGGCGAGGCGGGCGACGCGGCCTCCGGGCCCGAGGACTGGGCGCGGCTCCTGCTCGCGAAGGGCCCGCGGTCGGTGGTCGTCACGCTGGGCGCGCAGGGCGCGCTGGTGGCGTCGGCGGACGGTGGCGTGCAGCACGTCGCCCCGGTGAAGGTGGACGCCGTGGACACGACGGGGGCGGGCGACGCGTTCACCGCGGCGCTGGCCTGGCGGCTGGGCCGTGGCGCCTCGCTCGCGGAGGCGGCGGCGTACGCGGCGCGGGTGGGAGCGGTGTCCGTGACCCGGCGGGGAGCGCAGGAGTCGTTCCCGACCGCCGAGGAGGTCGACGCCCTGTGAAGAAGGCGGGGATCCTCAACCGTCATCTCGCCGGGGCGCTGGCCGAGTTGGGTCACGGCGACGGGGTGCTGGTGTGCGACGTCGGCATGCCGATACCGGACGGGCCGCGCGTCGTCGACCTCGCCTTCCGGGCGGGGGTGCCGTCCTTCGAGGAGGTGGTCGACGGGCTGCTCGCCGAACTGGTGGTGGAGGGAGCGACGGCGGCGCAGGAGGTCCGGGAGGCCAACCCTTCGGCCGCCGGACTCCTCGCGGGCCGCTTCCGGTCCCTGACGTACGTCTCGCACGAGCGGCTGAAGGAACTGTCCGCGGGGGCGCGGCTGGTGGTCCGCACGGGCGAGGCACGGCCTTACGCGAACGTGCTGTTGCGGTGCGGGGTGTTCTTCTGAGGCGCCCCGGGCGGGCGGCTCGTGCGGCGAATTGACGCGTGTTCGACGAGGCGGGGGCGGTGCTGGAGCGGGTGGGAGGCGCTGCCGGAGAGGTGCGGACGCGGTGCCGGAGAGGTGCCGGAGAGGTGCCGGTGTCGTCCCGAATGTGTCCGGATCAGGTCACGCGGCGATCTACGACGTTGCGTCCGCAACGGGTCGTGCGACACCATGCTCGAACAGGTATGTGATGTGTACGTGACGCACGGGGGTGACACGTGAAGTTCGACATGGGATCGACGACCCTCTCGGATCTGGGCAAGAGCACGGTCGGTTCGAGCACCGACCTGGGCACGCTGATCCGCGGACTCATCCAGGCGGCCGAGCCGCTGGAGGGCAAGTTCAACGGCTCCGGAAAGGTCGCCTTCGACTCGTTCAAGACGCGTGCGGACGAAATCACCGCCGCGCTCAACGAATCGCTCGGCGCGATCCTCGAAGGCCAGGGCGGGATGGACACCGCGTTCGCCGGCGGTGACACCGAGCAGCACGACAACGCCAACAAGAACATGGGCGCGGCCAACTTCGACGCGGCCCGCTTCGGCGCGCGCTAGGCCTCGGTCCAAGGCGCAGGCAGACAACCACAGGGGGTTTGTGACGATGGGTCAGAATCTGGACCGCCGCTCGTACGACACCGGCGCCTCGGGCGAGGTGCAGGGTGGACTGCAGGGAATAGCCGCGCAGTTGGAGCGGGTGCTCGCCGACCGCGACAAGGCCGTGAAGGCCGCCATGGCCGACTTCCAGGCCGACGGGGTGTCCGAGGAGTACCACGGCAAGGAACTGCGCTGGAACCGGGCGGCCAACGAGGTGCGCAGCATCATCCAACTGGTGCGCACCACGCTGGAGGACAACGACGGGACGGCCCAGTCGACGATGGCGAAGGCACGGGCGGCCGTCGACAACATCGGCTGACGCGCGGCGTCGACGGGGCGACGGGGCGACGGGGCGACGGGGCGACGGCACACGGAGGTCACGGGTGTCACGGATTACGGGGAATCCACATGACGGGGTGGGACATCTCGCCGTCGGGCGTGCAACACGTTCTCACGGAGACGGCGAAGGCGGCCGAGGGCCTCTCGAACACCGGGAAGGCCCTGCAGGAGACCGCGCCCAGCGCGGCCGGATCCGCCGGCACGATCCAGCAGGGCGGCGTCGAGAAGAGCGGGGTCCAGGGACCGGTCGGCGCGGCGCTGGCCGAGTTCTTCACGGCCTACCAGGAGAAGCTGGCGTATGTCGCGGTGCGCACGTCGAACTCGCTCAACGGGGCGGCCACCGCGACCAACGCCTACGTCAAGGGCGATCTGGACATGGCGGCGCAGGCCCAGGCGAACGCGCTGAAGGAGCCGAAGATCGACCTGCCGGGCGCGAGCGGACAGCAGGGGGGCAAGTGAGCGCGGACCTCATCGACCCGCAGAACATTCCGCAGTTCACCGGCGACCTGGAACAACTGGGCACGGACTCGATGCTTCTGACCGCGGAGGCCCTCACCTTCCGCCAGTCGGGGTCGGACGTGCACACCCGCTTCCAGGGGCTGTCGGCGTGCTACTCGGCCCCGGAGGCCGACCAGTTGTTCGCCACGACCGCGCCGGTGGCCGCCAAGGCGGACGAGTTCGCCGACGATCTGGAGAAGGTGGCGGCCGCCCTCAGCTCGTACGAAACGGAGGTCCAGCCGCTCGTCGCCAAACTGAAGAGCCTCAAGCAGCGCGCGGAGACCTTCCGGCACGACATCGCGGGCGACGACCACTGGCGCGAGGACGACGACAACGTCCAGCTCAACAACGACCTGGTGCACGACGTCACCGCCGCCACCACCGCGTTCTGGCAGGCGGAGATCACCTGCCACAACAAGATCACCGCGCTGGTGGGCGGGACGACGCTGATCCTCGAGGACGGCGCGCAGAAACGGCTGGTGAAGCGCGGCACCAGCACGTA encodes:
- a CDS encoding ABC transporter permease/substrate-binding protein — translated: MTADTHPSTKGAGGAAAVRRLLLDNGALTALIVLLIAMSALSGDFLTTDNLLNVGVQAAVTAILAFGVTFVIVSAGIDLSVGSVAALSATVLAWSATQHGVPVAVALLLAVATGIAAGLVNGFLIAYGKLPPFIATLAMLSVARGLSLVISEGSPIAFPDSVSHLGDTLGGWLPVPVLVMVVMGLIAAFVLGRTYIGRSMYAIGGNEEAARLSGLRVKRQKLAIYALSGVFAAAAGVVLASRLSSAQPQAADGYELDAIAAVVIGGASLAGGTGKASGTLIGALILAVLRNGLNLLSVSAFWQQVVIGVVIALAVLLDTLRRKAGATPMTAGTGSAGGRGRQAATYGLAAVVTIAVVGATSFLHGGGSPGANPRIGLALSTLNNPFFVQIQSGAKAEAKKLGVDLTVTDAQNDASQQANQLQNFTSSGYDSIIVNPVDSDAASNSVKAADKAKIPVIAVDRGVNKATVDALVASDNVAGGELAARTVAEKLGGSGRIVILQGQAGTSAARERAEGFAKGLKAYPGIQVLAQQPADFDRTKGLDVMSNLLQAHPDVQGVIAANDEMALGAIKALGSKAGKSVQVVGFDGTPDGLKAVAQGTLYASVAQQPSQLGKIAVDNALKALRGKKVEETVKVPVKVVTEANAAGFSG
- the rbsK gene encoding ribokinase codes for the protein MYDYDLLVVGSANADLVIGVERRPAAGETVLGSDLAVHPGGKGANQAVAAARLGARTALLARVGDDAHGRLLLDAQRAAGVDTANVLAGGAPTGVALITVDPSGDNSIVVSPGANGRLTPVDVRAASGLLHTSKAVSAQLEIPLETVVEVVRNLAPGGRFVLNPSPPRPLPAEVLAACDPLIVNEHEAKVILGEAGDAASGPEDWARLLLAKGPRSVVVTLGAQGALVASADGGVQHVAPVKVDAVDTTGAGDAFTAALAWRLGRGASLAEAAAYAARVGAVSVTRRGAQESFPTAEEVDAL
- the rbsD gene encoding D-ribose pyranase; amino-acid sequence: MKKAGILNRHLAGALAELGHGDGVLVCDVGMPIPDGPRVVDLAFRAGVPSFEEVVDGLLAELVVEGATAAQEVREANPSAAGLLAGRFRSLTYVSHERLKELSAGARLVVRTGEARPYANVLLRCGVFF
- a CDS encoding pore-forming ESAT-6 family protein, giving the protein MGQNLDRRSYDTGASGEVQGGLQGIAAQLERVLADRDKAVKAAMADFQADGVSEEYHGKELRWNRAANEVRSIIQLVRTTLEDNDGTAQSTMAKARAAVDNIG
- a CDS encoding DUF6507 family protein, translated to MTGWDISPSGVQHVLTETAKAAEGLSNTGKALQETAPSAAGSAGTIQQGGVEKSGVQGPVGAALAEFFTAYQEKLAYVAVRTSNSLNGAATATNAYVKGDLDMAAQAQANALKEPKIDLPGASGQQGGK